From a single Armatimonadota bacterium genomic region:
- a CDS encoding permease — protein MDSPTCRNGPTEQAGLDARRLYAVLALGLVVWALVYRWLRPAADFITSRVFGLSLDSHLGSSVAFFLYDVPKVLMLLVLVVFGIGIVRSFFTPERTRSILAGKREFVGNILAACLGIVTPFCSCSACPLFIGFVEAGIPLGVTFSFLIAAPMINEVALVLLYGMFGWRVAGLYLATGLFVAITAGWVIGRLKMERHIEEWVFEVKMGQGADEPGLTWNARVGYGLHAVREIVGRVWPFVIAGIAVGAGIHGYVPEGLMASFMGEDVWWSVPLAVIIGVPMYSNAAGIIPVVQALMEKGAALGTSLAFMMSVIGLSLPEVVIIRRVLKPRLIGVFVGVVAMGILLVGYLFNLLL, from the coding sequence GTGGATAGTCCGACGTGTCGGAACGGTCCGACAGAACAAGCTGGATTAGATGCACGCCGCCTCTACGCCGTCCTGGCGCTCGGACTCGTCGTGTGGGCGCTCGTCTACCGATGGCTCCGTCCCGCGGCGGATTTCATCACGTCTCGGGTATTCGGTCTCTCGCTCGATAGTCATCTGGGCAGCAGCGTAGCGTTCTTTCTCTACGACGTGCCGAAGGTCCTGATGCTTCTCGTGCTGGTCGTATTCGGCATCGGGATCGTGAGATCGTTCTTCACACCGGAACGCACCCGCAGCATCCTGGCGGGCAAGCGGGAGTTCGTCGGCAACATCCTTGCCGCGTGCCTCGGGATCGTCACGCCGTTCTGCTCGTGCTCGGCGTGCCCGCTGTTCATCGGGTTCGTGGAGGCGGGCATCCCGCTCGGAGTGACCTTCTCGTTCCTGATCGCCGCGCCGATGATCAACGAGGTCGCGCTCGTCCTGCTCTATGGGATGTTCGGCTGGAGGGTCGCGGGTCTCTATCTGGCGACCGGGCTGTTCGTCGCCATCACGGCGGGATGGGTGATCGGGCGGCTGAAGATGGAGCGGCACATCGAGGAATGGGTCTTCGAGGTGAAGATGGGCCAAGGGGCGGACGAACCCGGCCTGACGTGGAACGCCCGCGTTGGGTACGGGCTCCACGCCGTGCGTGAGATCGTCGGCAGGGTATGGCCGTTCGTGATCGCGGGGATCGCCGTCGGCGCGGGGATTCACGGCTACGTGCCGGAAGGGCTCATGGCCTCGTTTATGGGCGAGGATGTCTGGTGGAGCGTCCCGCTGGCGGTGATCATCGGAGTCCCGATGTACTCGAACGCGGCGGGAATCATCCCGGTCGTCCAGGCGCTGATGGAGAAGGGCGCGGCGCTGGGGACGTCGCTGGCGTTCATGATGTCGGTCATCGGGCTCTCGCTGCCCGAGGTGGTCATCATCCGGCGCGTGCTGAAGCCCCGGTTGATCGGGGTGTTCGTAGGTGTAGTAGCGATGGGTATACTCCTGGTGGGGTATCTGTTCAACCTGTTGCTCTAG
- a CDS encoding TM0996/MTH895 family glutaredoxin-like protein, producing the protein MRIQILGTGCPKCKALMENAEIAIRQAGLDIEIEKVTDLAEIMKFGVMMTPALAVDGEVKSAGKLLSPEEIARLLKQ; encoded by the coding sequence ATGAGAATCCAGATTCTGGGCACGGGCTGCCCGAAGTGCAAGGCGCTCATGGAGAACGCCGAGATAGCGATCCGGCAGGCCGGTCTCGACATCGAGATCGAGAAGGTGACCGACCTGGCTGAGATCATGAAGTTCGGCGTCATGATGACTCCGGCCCTCGCGGTTGACGGCGAGGTGAAGTCCGCCGGCAAGCTGCTCAGCCCCGAGGAGATCGCGAGGTTGCTGAAGCAGTGA
- a CDS encoding thioredoxin fold domain-containing protein, with the protein MAVALLFAGCAKQVGTTAPPDTAAVKETTPSPAVEKPQPPAEPSKTQTEAAAPSKAEPAVKDSVKKPEAAKPVKPQAAAAKPKGLPKLVDLGAEKCVPCKMMVPVLEELRSEYKGSLLVEVIDTGKDPEAARRYRVVGIPTQVFYDASGKEIARHMGFISKEDIVATFGEHGIKL; encoded by the coding sequence ATGGCAGTGGCACTGTTGTTTGCCGGCTGCGCGAAGCAGGTCGGCACGACCGCTCCGCCCGACACCGCCGCGGTCAAGGAGACGACTCCCTCTCCGGCCGTCGAGAAGCCCCAGCCGCCTGCTGAGCCTTCGAAGACTCAGACCGAAGCGGCCGCGCCGAGTAAAGCGGAACCTGCCGTCAAGGATTCCGTCAAGAAACCTGAGGCCGCGAAGCCCGTGAAGCCGCAAGCGGCCGCCGCCAAACCGAAGGGCCTGCCGAAACTGGTGGACCTCGGGGCGGAGAAGTGCGTCCCGTGCAAGATGATGGTCCCGGTGCTGGAGGAACTGCGCTCTGAGTACAAGGGCAGCCTCCTGGTGGAGGTCATTGACACCGGCAAGGACCCCGAAGCCGCCAGGAGGTACCGGGTCGTCGGCATCCCCACCCAGGTGTTCTACGATGCATCGGGCAAGGAGATCGCGCGCCACATGGGCTTCATATCGAAAGAAGATATCGTCGCCACGTTCGGCGAACACGGAATCAAGCTATAG
- a CDS encoding thioredoxin family protein, protein MLRNQLIGLLVIACLALLAAGIACGAETVTIESKYPGLSSGPLRAAVPGPVPGALLEADGVKITAKDLNDAVAKLESPAKEQYRTYQFALLQELAVGKLIEAEAQAWGEKNGVSGDELMRKYVNSLVGEITVSDEEARKFYAENSAMMGKSTYEQVESAIKSYLREEKGNAILEKHVAGVSERHAVRVSDVWARMQYARWMKNPVEKARRSGMPAVVKFGADTCQPCRLMAPIIKDLARKFAGKLVVVDINVEKEPVLGAYYGAQSIPHTIYYDAAGGQVSEVVGFKDRASIEAEIAKLGLK, encoded by the coding sequence ATGCTTCGAAATCAACTGATCGGTCTCCTGGTGATCGCATGCCTGGCGCTTCTGGCCGCCGGGATCGCATGCGGGGCGGAAACCGTCACCATCGAATCCAAGTACCCCGGACTGTCTTCCGGGCCGCTGCGAGCGGCGGTCCCCGGGCCGGTACCCGGCGCGCTTCTGGAGGCGGACGGAGTCAAGATCACGGCGAAGGATCTGAACGATGCCGTCGCGAAACTCGAGTCGCCCGCGAAGGAGCAGTACAGGACATACCAGTTTGCGCTGCTGCAGGAGCTGGCGGTAGGCAAACTGATAGAGGCGGAGGCGCAGGCCTGGGGCGAGAAGAACGGCGTCTCGGGCGACGAGCTGATGCGCAAGTACGTCAACAGCCTTGTCGGGGAGATAACCGTGTCCGACGAGGAGGCGCGCAAGTTCTACGCTGAGAACTCCGCGATGATGGGGAAGTCCACCTACGAGCAGGTCGAGTCCGCCATCAAGAGCTACCTTCGCGAGGAGAAGGGGAACGCCATTCTGGAGAAGCACGTCGCCGGGGTTAGCGAGCGCCACGCCGTGAGAGTTTCGGACGTCTGGGCGAGGATGCAGTACGCCAGGTGGATGAAGAACCCGGTGGAGAAGGCCCGGCGGTCCGGGATGCCGGCCGTCGTCAAGTTCGGCGCCGATACCTGCCAGCCGTGCCGGTTGATGGCGCCGATTATCAAGGACCTCGCGAGGAAGTTCGCCGGCAAGCTCGTAGTGGTTGACATCAACGTCGAGAAGGAGCCCGTGTTGGGCGCGTACTACGGGGCGCAGAGCATCCCGCACACCATATACTACGATGCCGCCGGCGGGCAGGTATCTGAGGTGGTGGGGTTCAAGGACAGGGCGTCCATCGAGGCCGAGATAGCAAAACTCGGGCTGAAGTGA
- a CDS encoding cytochrome C biogenesis protein — protein MERLFSTLESAVGGVPAIALGAAFLWGVLSIVLSPCHLASIPLIVGFISDQGKLTTRRAFGIASLFAAGILVTIALIGAATAQAGRMMGDVGPWGTYLVAAVFFIVGLHLIGVIPMPWSGPGQVGMKRRGFLAAFILGLVFGIALGPCTFAFMWPILAVTFKVASTNLVYAIMLLLVYGVGHCSVIVLAGTSAELVQRYLNWNEESRGAAIFKKACGALVLIAGVYLIRRMI, from the coding sequence ATGGAACGGCTGTTCTCGACGCTCGAGTCCGCGGTCGGGGGCGTGCCGGCGATCGCGCTGGGGGCCGCCTTTCTCTGGGGGGTCCTCAGCATCGTCCTGAGTCCGTGCCATCTTGCGAGCATCCCGCTGATCGTCGGGTTCATCAGCGACCAGGGGAAGCTGACCACCCGTCGAGCATTCGGGATCGCGTCGCTCTTCGCGGCGGGGATACTCGTCACCATCGCGCTGATCGGGGCCGCCACCGCGCAGGCCGGGCGCATGATGGGCGACGTAGGCCCCTGGGGCACTTATCTCGTCGCGGCGGTATTCTTCATCGTCGGCCTGCACCTGATCGGCGTCATCCCTATGCCGTGGTCCGGGCCGGGGCAGGTGGGGATGAAGCGCAGGGGATTCCTCGCAGCGTTCATCCTCGGCCTCGTGTTCGGGATCGCTCTCGGGCCGTGCACGTTCGCTTTCATGTGGCCGATTCTTGCAGTCACGTTCAAGGTGGCCTCGACGAACCTGGTTTACGCGATCATGCTGCTCCTCGTGTACGGCGTCGGGCACTGCTCGGTGATCGTGCTGGCGGGCACCTCGGCGGAACTGGTCCAGCGTTACCTGAACTGGAACGAGGAATCGAGGGGCGCTGCGATCTTCAAGAAGGCTTGCGGGGCGCTGGTGCTGATCGCCGGGGTCTACCTGATCCGGCGGATGATCTAG
- a CDS encoding NUDIX hydrolase codes for MKNQAIRRPVPAVAAVIAQDGRLLLIRRGAEPSRGKWSLPGGSVEWGETLTDAVRREVREETGLEIEVGKVAGVFDIITDDEEYHYVIVDYFARPVGGELRPGDDASDARWASAEELDSLDLTDRLRERLDEMGFASR; via the coding sequence ATGAAGAACCAGGCGATCCGAAGACCCGTGCCCGCGGTGGCGGCGGTGATAGCGCAGGACGGCAGGCTGCTCCTCATCAGGCGCGGGGCCGAGCCTTCGAGAGGCAAGTGGTCGCTTCCCGGCGGAAGCGTCGAGTGGGGCGAGACGCTGACCGATGCCGTCAGGCGGGAGGTCCGCGAGGAGACCGGGCTGGAGATCGAGGTCGGCAAGGTCGCGGGCGTCTTCGACATCATCACCGATGACGAGGAGTACCACTACGTGATAGTGGACTACTTCGCCCGACCCGTCGGCGGCGAACTCCGTCCGGGAGACGACGCGTCCGACGCACGTTGGGCATCGGCGGAGGAGTTGGACTCGCTCGATCTGACCGATCGCCTGCGCGAGCGGCTGGACGAGATGGGGTTCGCAAGCCGGTAG
- the trpE gene encoding anthranilate synthase component I — MHHPSKEDFIKRSQQGNLVPVYREVLADMETPVSAYRKIARGKYSFLLESVEGGERLARYSFLGTDPFLVMKSKGREVQIVERWRADKVQLGDGEDPLHVLKRLLGRYTYVDDPDLPRFCGGAVGYIGYDAVRFFENLPEKADDDLDVPDILFLLTDILLVFDHVKHRIKVVCTPEVGSDPATTYDLAVEKIDEIVERLRTTVLPPAGDPSAEEVAIVPDSNMTKPEFERMVEKSKEYIKAGDVIQVVLSQRLSVPLKADTFNVYRALRSVNPSPYMYYLQYDDMQIIGSSPEILVTEDHGAVTVRPIAGTRPRGNTEAEDLALEKELLADEKERAEHIMLVDLGRNDVGRVSEYGSVNVDELMVIERYSHVMHIVSNVRGRLAQGMDQFDVLRAAFPAGTVSGAPKIRAMEIIEELEPTRRGTYAGAIGYFSFSGNMDTCITIRTILVKDGTAYVQAGAGIVADSVPATEYQETMNKAGALIKAIELAHTGLD, encoded by the coding sequence ATGCATCATCCCAGCAAAGAAGATTTCATCAAGCGCTCGCAGCAGGGCAACCTCGTACCGGTCTACCGTGAGGTCCTTGCCGACATGGAGACGCCCGTCTCCGCCTACCGCAAGATCGCGCGCGGCAAGTACTCCTTCCTGCTCGAGAGCGTCGAAGGCGGGGAGCGCCTCGCCCGCTACTCGTTCCTCGGAACGGACCCATTCCTCGTCATGAAGAGCAAGGGGCGCGAGGTGCAGATCGTCGAGCGGTGGCGCGCCGACAAGGTTCAGCTCGGCGACGGCGAAGACCCGCTTCACGTGCTGAAGAGGCTCCTCGGCAGGTACACCTACGTTGACGACCCGGACCTCCCGAGGTTCTGCGGCGGCGCGGTCGGATACATCGGCTACGACGCGGTCCGGTTCTTCGAGAACCTGCCGGAGAAGGCCGACGACGATCTCGACGTGCCCGACATCCTCTTCCTGCTCACCGACATCCTGCTCGTCTTCGACCACGTCAAGCACCGCATCAAAGTCGTCTGCACGCCGGAGGTCGGCTCCGACCCGGCCACGACCTACGATCTGGCGGTCGAGAAGATAGACGAGATCGTGGAGCGCCTGCGGACGACGGTCCTGCCGCCGGCCGGCGATCCGTCCGCCGAGGAAGTCGCCATCGTGCCCGACTCGAACATGACGAAGCCGGAGTTCGAGCGGATGGTCGAGAAGAGCAAGGAATACATCAAGGCGGGCGACGTCATCCAGGTCGTCCTCTCCCAGAGGCTCTCCGTGCCGCTGAAGGCGGACACGTTCAACGTCTACCGGGCGCTCCGATCGGTCAACCCGTCGCCGTACATGTACTACCTCCAGTATGACGACATGCAGATCATCGGCTCGTCGCCGGAGATACTGGTTACCGAGGACCACGGCGCGGTGACCGTCAGGCCAATCGCGGGCACCCGTCCAAGGGGCAATACGGAAGCGGAGGACCTCGCGCTGGAAAAGGAACTGCTCGCCGACGAGAAGGAGCGCGCCGAGCATATCATGCTCGTGGATCTCGGGCGCAACGATGTCGGCCGAGTCTCGGAGTACGGCTCCGTCAACGTGGACGAGCTGATGGTGATCGAGCGCTACTCGCACGTGATGCACATCGTGTCGAACGTGCGTGGCAGGCTGGCTCAGGGGATGGACCAGTTCGACGTGCTGAGGGCGGCGTTCCCGGCGGGAACTGTCTCCGGCGCGCCGAAGATACGGGCGATGGAAATCATCGAGGAACTGGAGCCGACCCGGCGCGGGACATACGCGGGCGCGATCGGGTATTTCAGCTTCTCCGGCAACATGGACACCTGCATCACGATCCGCACGATACTCGTCAAGGACGGCACGGCATACGTTCAGGCCGGCGCGGGGATCGTGGCGGACTCCGTGCCCGCGACGGAGTACCAGGAGACGATGAACAAGGCGGGAGCGCTGATCAAGGCCATCGAGCTGGCGCACACGGGCCTGGACTAG
- a CDS encoding DUF433 domain-containing protein has protein sequence MTIERISVDPNICHGQACIKGTRIPVHQIVKMLANGDAIEDLLKDYPSITREDILACLDYAASLAEEQVSPLESPLSAA, from the coding sequence ATGACCATTGAGCGGATCTCGGTTGATCCAAACATATGCCACGGACAGGCGTGCATAAAGGGCACAAGGATTCCTGTGCATCAGATCGTCAAGATGCTGGCCAATGGTGACGCTATCGAGGATCTGCTGAAGGACTATCCCTCGATCACCCGTGAAGACATCCTCGCCTGTCTCGACTACGCGGCGTCGCTGGCTGAAGAGCAGGTTTCGCCCCTCGAATCGCCCTTGAGCGCGGCATGA
- a CDS encoding DUF5615 family PIN-like protein, with protein sequence MKILADENIPLMTVAELRSLGCDVLDVRGTPGEGMSDSSMWETAQQQHRLLVTTDRGFAAKREEPHWGILIVHLRQPNRIKIHHRVMEAARRFDESQWPGLVVMMRDNVMSVWPPR encoded by the coding sequence ATGAAGATATTGGCAGACGAGAACATACCATTGATGACCGTGGCCGAGCTGCGATCACTGGGTTGTGATGTCCTTGACGTGCGTGGTACACCTGGCGAAGGCATGAGCGATTCATCCATGTGGGAGACGGCTCAGCAACAGCATCGCCTGCTGGTGACCACAGACAGGGGATTTGCAGCCAAGCGAGAAGAGCCTCATTGGGGTATCTTGATCGTGCATCTTCGCCAGCCGAATCGCATCAAGATTCATCACCGTGTGATGGAAGCGGCCAGACGTTTTGACGAGTCCCAGTGGCCGGGTCTGGTAGTTATGATGAGGGACAACGTGATGAGCGTCTGGCCTCCGAGGTAG
- the pabA gene encoding aminodeoxychorismate/anthranilate synthase component II, with product MILMIDNYDSFTYNLVQYLGEMGEELRIYRNDKIATDEIEEMKPDRIVISPGPCSPKEAGISVETINRFAGKIPILGVCLGHQSIGYAFGGDVVRAGRLMHGKTSMIEHDGKGVFEGMPNPFEAIRYHSLVIEPTTLPDCLEVTAKTDIGEIMGVRHKEFIVEGVQFHPESILTQEGKRLLRNFVDMKH from the coding sequence ATGATACTGATGATTGACAACTACGACAGCTTTACGTACAACCTGGTCCAGTATCTGGGCGAGATGGGCGAGGAACTGCGCATATACCGGAACGACAAGATCGCGACCGACGAGATCGAGGAAATGAAGCCGGACCGGATCGTGATCTCGCCTGGCCCGTGCTCGCCTAAGGAAGCAGGCATATCGGTCGAGACGATCAACCGGTTCGCGGGCAAGATCCCGATTCTCGGCGTGTGCCTCGGCCACCAGAGCATCGGATACGCGTTCGGCGGCGACGTCGTCCGCGCGGGGCGGCTGATGCACGGCAAGACCTCTATGATCGAACACGACGGCAAGGGGGTCTTCGAGGGAATGCCGAATCCGTTCGAGGCGATCCGGTACCACTCCCTGGTGATCGAGCCGACGACGCTCCCGGACTGCCTGGAGGTGACCGCCAAGACCGACATCGGCGAGATCATGGGCGTTCGGCACAAGGAGTTCATCGTCGAGGGGGTCCAGTTCCACCCGGAGTCCATTCTTACACAAGAGGGCAAGCGCCTGCTCCGGAACTTCGTGGATATGAAACACTGA
- the trpD gene encoding anthranilate phosphoribosyltransferase, with product MIREAINKIVLGEHLGADEAAEVMMEIMEGEATPAQIASLITALRIKGETVHEVSGFARTMREKSVRIPTRRRAEVMDTCGTGGDRSNSFNISTTAAFVVAGAGVPVAKHGNRAMSSKCGSADVLEALGVDITLGPAQVGKCIDKAGIGFLFAPACHPSMKHAVVPRKEIGIRTVFNIIGPLTNPAGARRQLIGVFDEHLTELMAGVLLELGSESAIVAHGYDGIDELSTLGPTRITELSDGKLETYDISPSEFGLPTADREQLAQGADPAESARIAEGVLTDDDGPKRDIVCLNAGAALKVAGKTSSLNDGIALARETIENGKALGALNGLRKLSRELAGS from the coding sequence ATGATTCGTGAAGCCATCAACAAGATAGTCCTGGGCGAGCACCTCGGCGCTGACGAGGCGGCGGAGGTCATGATGGAGATCATGGAGGGCGAGGCGACTCCCGCCCAGATCGCCAGCCTGATTACCGCCCTCCGTATCAAGGGCGAGACCGTCCATGAGGTGAGCGGATTCGCTCGGACCATGCGCGAGAAGTCCGTCCGCATCCCCACCAGGCGGAGGGCCGAAGTGATGGACACCTGCGGCACGGGCGGAGACCGATCGAACTCGTTCAACATTTCGACCACCGCAGCGTTCGTGGTCGCGGGTGCAGGAGTACCCGTCGCCAAGCACGGGAACCGCGCGATGTCGAGCAAGTGCGGGAGCGCCGACGTTCTGGAGGCGCTCGGGGTGGACATCACGCTCGGGCCGGCGCAGGTCGGCAAGTGCATAGATAAGGCGGGCATCGGTTTCCTCTTCGCCCCGGCGTGCCATCCCTCGATGAAGCACGCGGTCGTTCCGCGCAAGGAGATCGGCATCCGAACGGTCTTCAACATCATCGGCCCCCTGACCAATCCCGCGGGCGCGCGCAGGCAGCTGATAGGTGTTTTCGACGAGCATCTGACCGAACTGATGGCCGGGGTGCTCCTCGAGCTCGGCAGCGAGTCGGCGATCGTGGCTCACGGGTATGATGGTATCGATGAGCTGTCGACGCTTGGCCCGACCAGGATCACCGAGCTGTCCGACGGCAAGCTGGAGACCTACGACATCTCGCCCTCCGAGTTCGGACTCCCGACCGCCGACCGCGAGCAGTTGGCGCAGGGGGCCGATCCCGCCGAGAGCGCCCGCATAGCGGAGGGAGTCCTGACCGACGACGACGGCCCGAAGCGCGACATCGTGTGCCTGAACGCCGGGGCCGCGCTCAAAGTCGCCGGGAAGACGTCATCATTGAATGACGGCATCGCCCTCGCCCGGGAGACCATCGAGAACGGCAAGGCGCTCGGGGCATTGAACGGACTCCGCAAACTGAGCAGGGAGTTGGCAGGGAGTTGA
- the trpC gene encoding indole-3-glycerol phosphate synthase TrpC, which yields MILDKILADKRAEVEALHKSAPAEYLMTMALEADPPLDFRAAIAPLLTKEGLGEVRSARSDIRLIAEVKKASPSKGIIRPDFDPVAIARRYEETGASAISVLTDEKYFQGKLEYLTQIREAVGIPLLRKDFIIHRIQVYEARAAGADAILLIAAALPPHDLRVLMGVARDIGMDSLVEVHTAEELETAIEAGARIIGINNRDLQTFETGLETTLELAAKVPPDRVLVSESGINTRADVERLMAAGVDAILVGESLVREPDPRTKVRELLG from the coding sequence TTGATTCTCGACAAGATCCTGGCAGACAAGCGCGCCGAGGTCGAGGCGCTTCATAAGAGCGCTCCCGCCGAGTACCTGATGACAATGGCTCTCGAGGCCGACCCACCCTTGGACTTCAGGGCAGCCATAGCTCCCCTCCTTACCAAGGAGGGGCTGGGGGAGGTTCGGTCTGCGCGGTCCGACATCCGCCTGATCGCCGAGGTCAAGAAGGCCTCGCCCTCGAAGGGTATCATCCGCCCGGACTTCGATCCGGTGGCGATCGCGCGGAGGTATGAGGAGACCGGCGCGTCGGCGATATCGGTGCTCACAGACGAGAAGTACTTCCAGGGCAAGCTCGAGTACCTGACGCAGATCCGCGAGGCGGTCGGCATCCCGCTCCTGCGGAAAGATTTCATCATTCACCGCATACAGGTCTACGAGGCGCGCGCCGCCGGGGCGGACGCGATCCTGCTGATCGCGGCGGCGCTCCCTCCTCACGATCTCAGAGTCCTGATGGGGGTTGCCCGCGATATCGGCATGGACTCGCTCGTCGAAGTGCACACTGCGGAGGAACTGGAGACTGCCATCGAAGCAGGGGCGCGCATCATCGGCATCAACAACCGCGACTTGCAGACCTTTGAGACCGGATTGGAGACGACGCTCGAACTGGCGGCGAAGGTCCCGCCGGACAGGGTGTTGGTGAGCGAGAGCGGGATCAACACCCGCGCGGACGTCGAGCGGCTGATGGCGGCCGGCGTGGACGCGATACTCGTCGGCGAATCGCTCGTGCGAGAGCCCGATCCGCGAACCAAGGTGAGGGAACTTCTTGGTTAG
- a CDS encoding phosphoribosylanthranilate isomerase, translated as MVRVKICGITNIEDALAAVQAGADALGFVFAESPRRVDVKTALDIQERLPPFVSTVGVFANQDADEVYRIWKHTGVHFAQLHGIPGPLGDFASPAGGFGWYRVIQALRVQSAEGIRRATADDAVRACAALLLDTHVEGLMGGTGLTFDWKLAVEAKSLGKPVILAGGLTPDNVLEAVRTVAPYAVDVSTGVESSPGRKDHEKIKEFVFNAKRRI; from the coding sequence TTGGTTAGGGTCAAGATCTGCGGTATCACGAATATCGAGGACGCCCTCGCCGCCGTCCAGGCGGGCGCGGACGCGCTCGGCTTCGTCTTCGCGGAGAGTCCTCGGAGGGTTGACGTCAAGACCGCCCTGGATATCCAGGAGCGGCTTCCGCCGTTCGTCAGCACCGTAGGGGTCTTCGCAAACCAGGACGCGGATGAGGTCTACCGCATCTGGAAACACACCGGCGTCCATTTCGCGCAGTTGCACGGCATACCCGGCCCACTGGGCGATTTCGCATCTCCCGCCGGGGGGTTCGGCTGGTACAGGGTCATACAGGCGCTCAGGGTGCAGTCGGCGGAGGGCATCCGCCGCGCGACGGCCGATGACGCGGTCCGGGCGTGCGCCGCGCTCCTGCTCGACACTCACGTCGAGGGGCTGATGGGCGGCACGGGCCTCACGTTCGATTGGAAACTGGCCGTGGAGGCGAAGTCGCTCGGAAAGCCGGTCATCCTCGCGGGCGGACTGACGCCCGACAACGTCCTGGAGGCCGTCCGCACGGTCGCGCCCTACGCGGTGGATGTCTCCACCGGAGTCGAGTCGTCTCCCGGAAGGAAAGATCACGAGAAGATCAAGGAGTTCGTATTCAATGCCAAACGCCGCATCTAA
- the trpB gene encoding tryptophan synthase subunit beta: MPNAASNLPDDLGHFGDYGGRFVPETLIPALDQLSEEYERAKGDPAFQEELDYFLREYIGRPTPLYFAERITSELGGAKVYIKREDLCHTGSHKMNNVMGQILLARRMGKPRMIAETGAGQHGVATATGCALFDYECVVYMGEEDVRRQALNVFRMELLGATVITVKSGSRTLKDAINEAMRDWVTNVEHTHYIFGTVAGPHPFPAMVRDFQSVIGAEVKRQMLEKEGRLPDYLLACVGGGSNAMGLFYRFIGDDGVKLVGVEAGGDGVETGRHASTLVAGSPGVLHGASSYLIQDADGQIIETHSVSAGLDYPGVGPEHSYLKDAGRAEYVSITDAEALDAFEWLARTEGIIPALESAHAVAYARKLVPTLAKDRIVVVNLSGRGDKDVESASRIMGREVAK; this comes from the coding sequence ATGCCAAACGCCGCATCTAACCTGCCGGACGACCTGGGCCATTTCGGAGACTACGGAGGCCGGTTCGTGCCGGAGACGCTGATACCCGCGCTCGACCAGCTCTCGGAGGAGTACGAGCGCGCGAAGGGCGATCCGGCATTCCAGGAGGAACTGGACTACTTTCTGCGGGAGTACATCGGGCGGCCGACGCCGCTCTACTTCGCCGAGCGGATCACCAGCGAGCTGGGGGGCGCGAAGGTCTACATCAAGCGCGAGGACCTCTGCCACACCGGCTCGCACAAGATGAACAACGTCATGGGCCAGATCCTGCTCGCCCGGCGGATGGGGAAGCCCCGAATGATCGCGGAGACCGGCGCCGGCCAGCACGGGGTCGCCACCGCTACCGGGTGCGCGCTCTTCGACTACGAGTGCGTCGTCTACATGGGCGAGGAAGACGTCCGCCGCCAGGCGCTGAACGTCTTCCGGATGGAACTGCTCGGCGCGACGGTGATAACGGTGAAGTCGGGCTCCCGCACCTTGAAGGACGCGATCAACGAGGCGATGCGCGACTGGGTCACGAACGTGGAGCACACGCACTACATCTTCGGCACGGTCGCCGGCCCGCACCCGTTCCCGGCGATGGTGCGAGACTTCCAGTCCGTCATCGGCGCGGAGGTGAAGCGGCAGATGCTCGAGAAGGAGGGCCGGCTGCCGGACTACCTGCTGGCGTGCGTCGGCGGCGGGAGCAACGCGATGGGCCTCTTCTACCGCTTCATCGGCGACGACGGAGTGAAGCTGGTGGGGGTCGAGGCGGGCGGCGACGGCGTCGAGACCGGGCGCCACGCTTCTACTCTCGTCGCCGGGTCGCCGGGGGTGCTTCACGGTGCGTCGAGCTATCTCATCCAGGACGCGGACGGGCAGATCATCGAGACGCACTCGGTCTCGGCGGGGCTCGACTACCCCGGCGTCGGCCCGGAGCACAGTTACCTCAAGGACGCCGGCCGCGCGGAGTACGTCTCGATCACCGACGCAGAAGCGCTCGACGCGTTCGAATGGCTCGCTCGCACGGAGGGCATCATCCCCGCGCTCGAATCGGCGCACGCCGTGGCCTACGCCAGAAAGCTCGTGCCGACGCTTGCGAAGGACCGGATCGTGGTCGTCAACCTGTCGGGCCGGGGCGACAAGGACGTGGAGAGCGCGTCGCGGATCATGGGTCGGGAGGTGGCGAAATGA